A window from Primulina huaijiensis isolate GDHJ02 chromosome 13, ASM1229523v2, whole genome shotgun sequence encodes these proteins:
- the LOC140991871 gene encoding transcription factor IBH1-like 1: MKERMQNSSLKQEFLKNWIKGLQLHTNFNKNTTILERRKAIKLSADIAIASTRNSTTRWSRALISDASRDGSNKTLIEKISGREAPRKDSFGLIRCSKKIMKRSRVTRQIRARKAVLPSVVGASLIEKKLVKSRTRALKRLVPGGEDMDEISLIKETIDYIVSLRVQVDVMGRMASVADRLIPFKSL, encoded by the exons ATGAAAGAGAG AATGCAAAATTCATCGCTAAAACAAGAATTCCTCAAGAACTGGATAAAGGGTCTCCAGCTACACACCAACTTCAACAAGAACACGACCATTTTGGAAAGAAGAAAGGCTATAAAACTCTCGGCAGACATAGCCATCGCTTCAACCAGAAACTCGACTACCCGGTGGAGCCGCGCACTGATCTCCGATGCTTCCAGGGATGGATCTAACAAAACCCTAATCGAGAAAATATCAGGTCGTGAAGCACCACGCAAAGACTCGTTTGGTTTGATCAGATGCAGCAAGAAAATCATGAAACGAAGCCGTGTCACTCGTCAGATCAGAGCAAGGAAAGCCGTGCTTCCGAGTGTCGTCGGAGCTAGTTTAATCGAAAAGAAACTGGTGAAAAGCAGAACCCGTGCTCTGAAAAGGCTCGTGCCTGGTGGAGAAGACATGGATGAAATCTCTTTGATCAAAGAGACCATAGATTACATCGTTTCGCTTCGGGTTCAGGTTGATGTAATGGGGCGCATGGCTAGTGTTGCTGATCGATTAATCCCCTTTAAAAGTTTATAA